AGCATCACAGCACGGTTATGATTGGTTTACAACGAAATTGGTTTGTGTCTGTCTGTTGTGTACACTTGCCAAATCTTGAATATCTCCCCTAGCCCTCATTCTGTTATCCCTGCCCCCACCAAGGAATGTTATTAATGCTCTGGGATTTCTCATTTCAGACACGTCCAGCTCTGatgaagatgaggaggaggacCACCTTCACACGTGGGGGAACCGCAGGGAGTGGGCGGCGAAGGACCACTTCCACCACCACTTCCGCTGCCAGCAGCACTCCCAGCGCCTCTTGTCCCCACTGCCCCTTCCCCCCATGACTCTGGAGGCCAAGGAAGTTGTCCTCATTGATGACGCTCCATCAGCAGCTCACCTTTTATGGGAACAAGCTGCAGCATCTGAGGAAGGACCCTGGGAGGAAGGAATGTCTGCTTCCATCGGGGTGCACTTGGATGCTGCACTTGCTCTGCTGGTGCGTTGGAACCTGCACTATGGACTCAGTGGAAGGGCTACTGGGGGCATATGGCGGCTAACTTGGTGGAGCTGGTGCATGGCCAGGGGCAGATGACTGAGCTGCTTTCAGCTATGTCTGGAGCTCAATCGCTTGTGGCCATGGCCAGCAACAACCAAGCCGTCCACCATTCCCCTGGCGGTgatgctcctcctcatccacaagGGACACAACCCCCCTCCTGCCTTCCATCCCAACCCCCTcctttcatttaaatattttttatctcAATTTCCAATTTTTTTCTGTTAATAGAAAGCagagtttaattttatttttttaatttatcaccCAAAAAATCGTATTGTTTTgcaataaatattatttttgaTTAATTAGCTGGGGTTTGTTGTATTGAATCCTGGACTCTGATGGACACTGCTGCCCTTCTATGCCATCCCATCGCTCGAGGTACTTCTATGTGCAGGGCAATAATacgaggggagagaaggagatgaTGCCAGGGCAGGTGAGGATAGGGAAGGGCAGAAAATTATGATAATAGGGGAGAAGCCAGATTATGATGCCGGgtgaagagggaagggaaaagttaatgatgccaaggggtggatggagatgaaaaaaaaaagggaggagaaaaTGATGGTGAAGTGGGGTGTCTGCAACAACGAAGTGGCTCCAGGGGCAAACCAGTGCATCACAGTCCTGGGAGTCTAGAGGTGACTTACAATCATTTTATAACAAGGATCAAACCgacaaatataaaaacattacttgatataaaaaaaattgcaccaGCAAGAAAGCAAACTAAAAGAGGTAAAGGTCAGCTTTATAAGATAGCCTACTGATAGAGATATGTGTTATGTAATCAGGGCTTAAAaaggtctttttctttttttgattcattttctgCAGTGTTTGTTTCCCAGGAATGttggtttgtggaatgttttACTCATTTTCAATATTGAGAAAAGgcaaataactaaaaaataaacacCAAAAAGGAGCAAAAAACATCAACTGGACCCTTAGAATGACTCTCTCATCCACCACCCATCTTTCCCACCCTAAAACATGCCGGCGACATGGTTCCCCCCGGTCCCCCTTACTTAGTCCAGTGGGTATCCACTGGCAAGGCCTAGATCCAGCCAAATACTTGACCTTGCAGAGGCCCAGGGTAGGACGTGGTACGTCGCCATGACCTTGCCCTGAGTCTGTGCAAGATTCAGCCCATAAATAAGAGATGTAAAATCATTGCTTACACACAGCAAAAAAATTTTAATAGGCAAACTGATGAAACTCTTGCATGGTTCCCCCAACTTCATGACACTGGCTTCATCCCGGATGGCACTGATAAGTTTGCCCATCAAACTTATCAGTGCCGGCCATAGTAGACAATGCCTCTGTGTTCTCTCGATGCATTTCTAGTAATACTGAGTGTACTGAACTCCAACCCTGAGCAACAGAATCGTTGTATTGCCCCTGACGTGATAGCAGGTCGACCACCAGGTCTGTGCCCAGCTCATCAAGACTAATGATGGGCTGCATGCCATCCACCTCCTCTTTCATTTCCTCTGGGGCCGTTCTTGTCTCCAATACCTGAGTTTCTGGTACTACCTCCTCCAATGTCAACATTAAGGGTATTCTGTCTGTCTTTCCTCCACAAGCAAGCTTTGAAGGCAGGGGGGACTCTTATGTTGGAATCGGAAAAGTgattctggggtggggggagactgTGTCTCTCCTTCCACGTCAGCTTCCACTTGTGAGTCTATGTTGTTGACCACTTGATCTGCGGAACAGAATAGAGAAACACAAGTTGCAGGTCATTATTTAGTTTTCAATTGTTAACCATCCAAGCCcccaaaagagaaacatcacaTACAAACATGGTAGCCTTTTCAAAAACCAGACCTTCTCTCTAGCCTGTGTTGCACCCACATGGTGTATATACCCCAACCACTACTTCAGGGCGCAGAGTGGGGGTCAAAACAAGAGTGCAGGCTAGACTTCCCCCAGTTCGGCGGCATGACGCCTCGATTTTGGCAGTCTTCTCTTTAACCTCCCTGCATGTGTCATGCCAGTAGTGCTGGATTTGATTAACATCTCTTGTCTTGACCACCAGTGAGCTGACACCAAGTGGGATCCTTTCCCAAATTCTGTTCTTTGTGGCTGAGGAAGCCTTCGATCTGAAGAGCACTTCGTAGCTCTCACAGATGCGCAGGCACAAGAGTTCCTTCTCCGTATCTGAGAACCGAACATCACGTACTCGCTTTGGTGGTGCTTGGCTACTGCTGGGGCCTGTCTGCTTTTTCTGCCCTCCAGCCTCCCTCTCCACCTGAGGCAACTTTTGCTTTTCTGCTGTTCTTTTCTGCAGTTCCTTCCCAGCGTCTCCAACATTGCCCATGACAATGGCATTTTTTGCTCGTTGGAACTgtgaatgcaaataaaaacatagTATACCTATAAGAAAGGTGTTTGCAAAACCAATTTGCGATTCAAGATAACATGTAGGAATACTTACTATCCACTAATAGATGTTAATATTACTTCCAACTAACAATTCAGAATAATTTGACACAGGTATGGtatacaccagtggttctcaaccttttttctgttgggacacacctgacagatggttctcacatgcttgACATACTGACCCATGAttgtcacagggctagatgtaaaagtacagtttgcatccacgggaacccccctgaccccaGTAATGGATGTAAAgtagaattatgacattccccatacaactcaccctacaaaaaagatattctggttctggtgtcatctcagtaacagcaactcaaactccttctacttccaggctcaatagccctacttatgaaaagacagcagtttaccaccaatgcatgtcctcttgagaaaacacaacaaataagactgatacaaacgcttacatgctagtaaaatatctcatctcggtaacagacacagaacagaccccacatactcccaggatctgtagtaatgcacataaactaatccacacacagttacacctgtattatgaaatacactcaaacaggagcaaccctatctatgaaaaggcaacactacaaatattaaatcaggccctaaaaaccaatacacctcttattaggaaaacagaactagcaagcagctatagatccccacacagaaataattgtaaaaatatactaataagcagaataaatgtttcaaaacagctatgaacagaataacatccaaccattaaaaacctcataaaaattattaaaaattctgcaaacaccaataaaatatttttaaaaagcagacacatcacatgatattaaataattaaaatggcagtcaatcaagaaaaataaacttaaaaagccaccttaacttatacctccagcagctctcctactcctgtcttcttccatgcaggctgtagcacataccagaagcagcagtagtggctaagctctatactcatggtcctcttccttaagcaaagcaaaatggcgccggccatatggtcatattgccgtacagcaaaatggcgccggccgtacggcaacacgattcgagtgcaggagattgttcccggacccccgctggacttttggcaagtcttgtgggggtcaggaggccccccccaagctggccaaaagtccctgggggtccagcgggggtccgggagcgatctcctacgctcgtgacgtcggggaacaggaaccaaaatggcgccggcgctacctttgccctgtcatatgacagggcaaaggtagcgccggcgccattttctatcaacgcgcccgacgcccgagagtggaagatcacaacgggaccccccccactggaccccaggtaatttaagacattttgggggggttcggggggggggtgggggatttattttaaagggtcgggatgggttttagggatgttttagtgtgccggttttcccgccctcccccttcccccgatttacgatttttgacgataaatcgggggaattcctattaaatatcgcctctaacgatttttgacgatttaaaatatatcggacgatattttaaatcatcaaaaaacgattcacatccctaccaaccagtatctctctcatgcatgcatacacacacaggcttcccactcccatgctctctctcacataattaggcttctcactcccatgctttctttcacacacacccccacaacaccaggcttcttactcccatgttttctcacatacccagatttctcacttccatgctttttctctctctctctctctcacacacacacacacacacatcagtcacttccctgactaatgtctcacactctcacatacacattaatcatctccctgagcagtcactttcattgtctctcacatatacacacacatcagctctctgaccagtttctctcaatcacacacatgctctcaatcaaatacattctctcacttacacacaggctggctggctgcttctctttctttctctcactcacttcctctccccccccccccccccccccccccccccccggagcacaaatggtatctgcagcagcctcctcctccagcccccgcaggccaagaaagaagaatcccatcggccgcgggaggctcatgctgctgtctcctttcccgattaccggctgcttcgattgcttggGGGCCGCtgttgctgccgctgctgctacttttcaacgcggcacggctctttctccttcccgcgcaccgcactgtgtatcacttcctgttctgggtcacgggggggggggcaggcgcaagaagaagaaaaggccagctgcaggtgccatagcttcttctagcaccgctgctgttcccactgggcttgaacatgctgatagcctggcggcaatggcagcagggaagaaagagcagcgggagagaccgggagcacacgacacacctgccggtgcttggcgacataccggttgagaagcactgatatATACAGATAGGAAAACATGCAGTTAATGGAAGAACAAAGGAAAAGGCCGCATGGATAGTTCGGATAGACAGGCAAAAATTAGTTACTGTAAGGCCAAAGGCAAAGGCTGCATAGATATAATGAACCCATAGGATAAGATGCAGTTAATTGAAGTACAATGCTATCGATGGATAGCATGAACAGATTGGAAAAGGAGGAGTTAATAGAAGGACAGAGAAACAGACCACATGGATAGCATGAACAGATGGCAAAACATGCAGTTAATGGAAGGCCAAAGGAAAAGGCCGCATGGATAGTTTGGATAGACAGGGCAAAATTAGTTAATGGAAGGCCAAAGCCACAGGCCGCATGGAAATAATAAACCCATAGGATAAGATGCAGTTAAtggaagtacaaaggaacagGCCACATGCATAGCATGAACAGTTGGGGGACACCAATATTTTATGGAAGGACATCCATAGTTTGTGCTTCTATAAACAGGCCCCTGGAGATGCCCATAGCGGATGCCCAAGTTTGGCTCCTTTCGGTGGCGTCCAGGGCTTGGGTGTCCGGGAACGGGCCCAGAACTCATATCCAAGTTTGGATCCCTTTGTCGGCATCCAGGGCTTGGCATCCgttcacccacagccatcagtccATATTGCGGAAGAAAAGGCAATCGAAAACAGTGGAATGTGAACAATTTATAAATGCAAGAAACATAGGTAATATACAATAAACACAATGAACAAGTTGTGCAGTTAGGAAAAACAAACAAGGGCAAAGCTAATACGTCTTACCTGTTGAAAATGAAACAATGTCGATCTTCTTGCAATGCTGAATAATCTGAATGCCAGGCACCAGTCCACACGTCTGTAGAGCATAGATCCAATTTGAACTGAGCATAAAAAGACAGTTAGTCTCAAAGCAGCAATTTATATACCCTGCTGGCCAGGATTATGACCTCACATCATGACATCTTGTTGGGGGTGCACAATTTaatttcaaaatataatttttcTAATAAACATTCCTCATATTCCATTTGATAGAATGCATGCCTTTTTGGCAGAATATACGCTCATCCACATGGCATACGCAAGATGCAGTGTGGATGTCCGATGCAATAAAATGGGTAGTGTTACAGATGCTCTTTTTTGAACGCCACGCGGTTTTTTGATGCCCTTTTCATTCAGGTTTCATCTGAATACTGCATCCGgcgtccaggagaggtggttgtaaGCGTGTTGGAAAAAAGGATGCCCATTTTGGATGAATGTTTTTTCATGCACGATATTGCATAGgcccccaaaagtaaaaaaaaaaaaaaaaaagaagtctggACTTATTGGGTTTACTACTGCAATGAAACTGGATAACTATGGATTTATCTGACTACTGGTGGCTAAGGGGACTGTCAGGGATGTCCTACAACTGCCCGTCAGGGACGCTGCCCTCCCACCccttgagttaaaatgtgcactcaaaccgttttttttaaactcctcaTCAATTTGCATaacattagtttactgcatcccGAGTTAAACAAAAATGTAATCTGGGCGTTAAAAGTGTGTGCTGAAATCCAGGGCAGTTTCTTAACGACTGGATTGTTAAACCTCtgaggacagagaaatacctaagCTATTAGAATGTAATCAACTTTGAAGCGCGGAAAGgtggtaaataaataagcacactAGGCTGCCTTTTTATTTGCTGGGCTTCATGTGTCATTCCACAGGCGATTTAGCGTTTCAAGTGTATGAAAAGTTGTTCCTGCTTAGACTCTTCCTATCATGAACAATCTGAGCAGCGGCTCATCTGATTCTCCCGCTCCTGACCACCACACAGCTCATTGGAAAGCCTGAATGTGGCCTCAATAATTGATGCCTGGGCTCAAGGGGGAAAGGAGTTTTAAACACAGGGAACGGCCGGAACAAGTTTTATTCCAGGaaagtgtgagagaatgaataggaaaTCATAAATAGGGCGAAATAATAACAAGAAACGGGCGAAAGAAGAGGTAGAGGTTTGCAGGAAGCAAGAGCAGGGT
This genomic interval from Rhinatrema bivittatum chromosome 4, aRhiBiv1.1, whole genome shotgun sequence contains the following:
- the LOC115090361 gene encoding uncharacterized protein LOC115090361 isoform X2, translating into MLYRRVDWCLAFRLFSIARRSTLFHFQQFQRAKNAIVMGNVGDAGKELQKRTAEKQKLPQVEREAGGQKKQTGPSSSQAPPKRIKWSTT
- the LOC115090361 gene encoding t-SNARE domain-containing protein 1-like isoform X1, which translates into the protein MLYRRVDWCLAFRLFSIARRSTLFHFQQFQRAKNAIVMGNVGDAGKELQKRTAEKQKLPQVEREAGGQKKQTGPSSSQAPPKRVRDVRFSDTEKELLCLRICESYEVLFRSKASSATKNRIWERIPLGVSSLVVKTRDVNQIQHYWHDTCREVKEKTAKIEASCRRTGGSLACTLVLTPTLRPEVVVGVYTPCGCNTG